Part of the Anoplopoma fimbria isolate UVic2021 breed Golden Eagle Sablefish chromosome 4, Afim_UVic_2022, whole genome shotgun sequence genome, GGCGCCGGGTCGGGTAAGATGGCCAACGACCCGGAAACGCCCACCGACGAGATCCCGACCCCGACGGAGCTCAAGAGTCACTTGTGCATCTTCTGTGACCGCACGTTCCCTTTGGAGGTGGAGTACCGGCGCCACCTGAACCGCCACCTCGTCAACGTCTACTACATGGACGACGCCGCCAAAGTACCGAAGTGAGGATCTGTATCCATGGCAACACATTCTGCGTGGACAGCTTGTTCTCAGCGTTCTTTCTTAAAACAGAAACTCTGAATTCTGGTGCTCTATaacaaaacatcagaaaacaccAGTTTATCCCAGTGGttataaataaaccagtttgaGTGCCTGGACTCTGAAAGATGCTTAATTAAACTCAATGAACGTCTCGTAACAAGGGTTCGTTACAAACCCTATAAACCACAGATGCCTTCTGGTTTTCGGTCTTTTGTGTCAAAATTGGTGCCAAAACGTAgagtttgatttttattttttttcttcgatAGATTCTCCAGATGCACGCCAAGCCGGAGCTGTAACTAATGTCCCCAGTTTGTCCTCCAGTATTTAAAACAAGCTCACATTCTTGAATATTAAATGACTCGTGTATGTTCCAGAATCTTCATTCAGAATTTGGTTCAAATCTGACATCAAGTGGAGCTTTTGGTTCCAAGATGTTGCTCAGGTTGTCAGAATCGGATAATCTGCTGCAacagtttttattcattaaagaTTATGTTGTCGTTCTGCCGCCTGGTGTCCATCCAGAGAACCGGCTCTGACCGAGGCTTAGGGTCGGAGGTGTGGTGGTTTAGACCCAGAGAACCGGCTCTGACCGAGGCTTAGGGTCGGAGGTGTGGTGGTTTAGACCCAGAGAACCGGCTCTGACCGAGGCTTAGGGTCGGAGGTGTGGTGGTTTGGAACCAGAGAACCGGGACGCTGGTCTGGTTCCAGCTTTTCCTGAACAGACTTCAGACTCAAACATGATCATGGTTCATGTTTGATCAGGTGTTTGGATCAATAAATAGTATCAGTGGTTCCATGTCTCGATATCAACGATCTATATTATGTTCCGTCTGGAGGAACGTTTGTCCAAATAAAGTTTTCTATGGTTACAAAGTGGATTTTTATAAACATCCGGTGCCTTTGACAATCAACAgtagctgtttgtttttagacGTCAACGTCTGCAGGTTTGTCGTCTTATAGAAACACCTTTTCTTTACCTGTACAGTGTGAATATTCTGTGTTCTGATTGGTTAACGAGGTTCACAGGCTGTTGTGTACATCAGTTATGATATCAGTTCTTCTAGAGTCGGACCTTTAACTGTAGAACAACACAGATGGTTTCCTGGTAATAATTCTGTGTAATATTCCTTTAAGAGAAGAAGCCAAAGTGATAAAGTTTAGAATGAAGAAGATCTCAGTTAAGTCGTATTAATAAGTTCATCACTTTGACACTTGTTGATTCATAAacatgaattgtttttgttgtttggtgTATTTTTAGTTTCAGTGTCTTCATCGATGAttctgtttattaatgtttctgTAATCTCTCATTAGAGAAACACTGAAGGGTTAAACTGGTGTTATTgggttttatttctgtcataaCTTCTGgttattaaataatgaatgtcaCAAAGACATTCAGTTCTCTTCAGTAAACCCCACTAGAGTCTACATATAAAAATAGTCTACATGTTTCCCTGTAGTTATTAATAAAGATCAATAACCCCAGCTCTGTCCTTCATGTTGTCAGCGGTTCGtaaagataaaaacatctgAATCATAACCGTCTTTAACATTTAAtctgcttcatatttactgtttgaaataaaggactttaaaactaatttgttcGTGtcattaatgaaaaacaaaacacaagaagagaccaatataataataataaataataaatatatttacagcaggtaaaataagtattgaacacgtcactattgttctcagtaaatatatttctaaaggtgctattgacatgaaatgttcaccagatgtcagtaacaacccaagtaatccatacatacaaagaaaaccaaacaaataagttccgaaatgaagttatgtgtaataaaatggaatgacgcagggaaaaagtattgaacacatgaagaaagggaggtgcaaaaaggcatcgaaagccaagacaccatctgaaatctatcagtgattagaaagcagtcctgcaccttgtcagtgcaaatgaatatcagctggttcagtcccaactgatggcctataaaaaggtgtctcattaccaaggtgtcacacaagaaacatctcatgatgggtaaaagcaaagagctctctcaagaccttcacaaccttattgttggagaacatactgatggcattggttccagaaggatttctaaacttctgaatgttccagtgagcactgttggggccataatccggaagtggaaagaacatcatttcaccataaaccggccacgaccaggtgctcctcgcaagatttctgacagaggagtgaaaataattatcagaagagttgttcaagagccaaggagcactagtggagagcttcagaaagacctggaatcagcaggtacaattgtttcaaagaaaacaataagtaatgcatcaaccgccgtggcctgtatgcacgctcaccacgcaagactccactgctgaagaaaaagcatgttgaagctcgtttaaagtttgctgcacaacatttagacaagcctgtgaaatactgggagaatatagtctggtcagatgagaccaacatggaactctttggaggccataatacacaccatgtttggaggtcaaatggcactgcacatcaccccaaaaacaccagaccaacagtgaagtttggaggtggaacatcatggtgtggggctgtttttcagcatacagcactggcaaacttcatatcattgaaggaaggatgaatggaaaaatgtaccgagacgttcttgataaaaatctgctgccatctagcaggatgatgaagatgaaatgagggtggacatttcagcaagacaatgatcccaaacacacagccaaggaaactctccattggtttcagagaaagaaaataaagctgctagaatggcccagccaatcacctgacctgaatccaatagaaactctatggaaagaactaaagatcagagttcatagaagaggaacacggaaccttcaagatctgaagactgtttgtgtggaagaatgggccaaaatcacacctgagcaatgcatgccactagtttctccatacaggaggcgtcttgaagctgtcattaccaacaaaggcttctgtaccaagtattaaatacatttcagcaagcgtgttcaatactttttcactgggtcattttattacacataacttaatctctgaacttatttgtttggttttctttgtatgtatggattacttgggttgttaccgacatctggtgaaaatttcatgtcaatagcacctttagaaatatatttactgagaaaaatggtgacgtgttcaatacttattttacctgctgtaaatatatttaaatatatatatataaacataaatatataaatgtatattataagcACAGTCCTGTCCGTCTCtatgacaacatgaaatacaaattattgctgaatgaaagtttattgataGAATTATTTGGTGTCAGCAGCTGTTTCACttgtaaacacaaaacatacattaaatataaacaaatatctgATGTCTCTTTATTGATGAACAGATCCACAAACTGACTTTATGATCATCCAGATGTGTCTCCACGGTGAGTCAGTTTCCTGACTCCTGAGATTCCTTTCAGGAGGCATAGATCAGGAAATGTTTCTCCGTACTAGAATCAGAATGAaccgatgaggaggaggaagaggaacacgtcaccatggaaacaggCTCCTCCCACCTGTAGCTCTGTACCTCCACCTGTCTGCAGgttcatttcttcttcttcttcacctgcaGCCTCTCGGCTCCGCGGGCCGACAGGCCTCCGTCCAGCAGCCCAGGAGGCTTCTGGGGTTTGTAGGCGGGAGACTTCCTGATGCGTTCTCCTTTCAGAGACACGatgtgaggaagaagaggaggcgTCCTCAGACTGAAACCCGCCGCCTCCGGACCAAGAACCCGCAACAACACCTGGTCACCTGCTGCTGCCGTCACAGCAACCCAACCTGAAGACAGACGGACgggacggacagagagagagagagacagacagacagacagacagacggagagagagagagagagagacaaacggagagagagagacagacagacagacggagagagagagagacagacggagagagagagacagagagacagacagagagagagagagtcagatggagagagagagatagacagacggagagagagacagacagacagacagacagacgacagagagagagagagagagacggagggacagagagatagacagacagatagagagacagacggagagagagagacagacagacagacagacagagagagacagacagagggacagagagacacagagagagagagagagagacagacggagggaCAGACAGTAGACATTAGtgtttatttaagtatttttatatatgtatgtattgaaatatttatatatttatctatgcatctgtgtatttatttatttatttatgtatatttgtaaATTCTTTTTTAGTAAAAACAAATCCCTTGAGATGAACCATCTCGTTTTCAATGTGGTCctcaacaatgaaaatatatattatataaaacacagcacagttaaacaaaacatttaacaaaaataaaaataacaagataaTGAGACGATACTGTAAGAGCCATATTAGACTTCATAAGATGTGTTCAGTTATATAGTAAcggaaaatgttgaaatgctccTTTAGTTACGCTACTGACCACGTCATAGCCACGAGCCCTCAGTTGAGGTTAATCAGTCTGCGGAGCAAGACAGGTTTTGACCGTAGTGCCAAGTTGAGCACAGAATGAatcttgtaactttgttttttgtcgagtaaacttttaaaatggacTTACTGCCTCTGAAGAATCATTTCACGTCAAGCTCATTGCAAATACGCAGACTGTTACAGTAGTGGTAATGTGGAtcaccagacagagagaagaatgccGCTACagatacatatacacatatatatatatacatatatatatatatatgtgtatatatatatgtatatatatatatatatgtgtatatatggatatatatatacatacatacatcacTGTTACAGTAGTGGTAATGTGGAtcaccagacagagagaagaatgccagatacagatacatatacacatatatatatacacatatatatatatatatatatatatgtgttatatatgtgGATATgccgctatatatatatatatatatatatatatatatatgtatatatatatatatatatatgtgtatatatggatatatatatacatacatacatcacTGTTACAGTAGTGGTAATGTGGAtcaccagacagagagaagaatgccGCTACAGATACCATatgtgacaaaaaacaagaaactaaTAACCTAATGACCATCCAGCCCATCATGGGTTTCTGTGTGCCGTTTACCTGCAGAGGACAGTTTGAGGTCAGCAGCAGCCTCcaggtagccccgcccctccAACCTGAACTCCTGAGGAACCAACGCTGGAAACCGCTTCATCCGCTCCGACCCCCCCAGAGGAACCTGAacgcagcacacacacacgtcagcgTGATGTCACTGAGGGTGTGATGTCACTGAGCTGACTGTGGTCATGTGACCTCACCCCCAGCAGCTCGTGTCCCGCATGCTTCTGATAAACACCGTCGGCTTTCTCCACACTGGTGATGTGAACCGGGAGCCGACTGGAGGCCACCACGGAGAACCAGCAGGAACGCCCCCCCTGAGAGACACATCAGCTGATAATCAATAATACAAGATAACATTTAACATAATGATGagttttaataaatgatgaaatgtttttataataaaagtcAAACAGGATCAATAATACCAATAATCATAATATGATCATGATCAATAGTTATTGTTGTAACCTGCAGGAAGTCGATGCGGCCCAGAGCTCCCAGTAACAGACTCATACTGGGCTTCAACACAAACGTCCGGGGAACCACAGCCTGAGTGGGAACcagtgacatcacttcctgttcagtcAGAAGGCCCAGAATCTGagggacagagacacagagtacatatatatatatacatacatacatatatatatacacatatatatatatatatatatatatatatatatacatacatatatatacacacatacatacatatatatacacacatatatatatatatatatatatatatatatatatatatatatacatatatatatatacacacatacatatatatatatatatatatatatatatatacatacatatatatatatatatacatacatatatatatatatatatatatatatatatatatatatatatacatacatacatatatacacatacatatacatacatacatacatacatacatacatacatatacatacatatatatacacatacatatatatatatatatacatacatacatatatatatacatacatatatatatatatatgtatatatatatatatatatatatacatacatacatatacatatatatatacatacatatatatatatatacatacatacatatatatacacatacatatatatacatacatacatatatatatatatacatacatatatatatatatatatatatacatatacatatatatacatacatatatatatatatatatatatatatatatatatatatacatacatacatatatatatatatatatacatatatatatatatatacatacatatatatatacatacatatatacatacatacatacatacacatacatatatatatatatatatatatatatatatatatatatacatacatacatacatacatatacatatatatatatatatatatatatatatatatatataaacctatACATGTGTACTTAGTACTCACGTCGTGCTCCTTGAGGATTCCCGGTGTGTCAAACAGCCAGTGAGCGTCTTTCAGCTCGTTGAAGGAGAACTCGTTAGTTGACCCGCTGGGAGCTAAAGGTcacacagaggtcagaggtcagactaGTTAGGAGCCAAAGGCATCATGAGATTGTTGGTagactgatgacatcacagatggttcttcctcctcacctgtcGTGGTCTTCGTCTCTCCGTCATCGTTTTCTCCAAAAGCCAAACTGTCGGGATCAAACTCGATCTCATCGTGTCGGGCTCTGATGTCAGACCGAAACGTTCTGCCAACGCGACctggacaggtggacaggtgaacaggtgaacaggtagacaggtgaacaggtagacaggtgaacaggtagacaggtgaacaggtgaacaggtagacaggtgaacaggtggacaggtagacaggtagacaggtgaacaggtgaacaggtagacaggtgaacaggtgaacaggtgaacaggtagacaggtagacaggtgaacaggtggacaggtgaacaggtggacaggtagacaggtagacaggtagacaggtgaacaggtgaacaggtagacaggtagacaggtagacaggtagacaggtgaacaggtgaacaggtagacaggtagacaggtgaacAGGTAGACCTCCCACCCAGTCTTACCCACTAGGTATCCCTGTTTGCTGTAGTGTCTCAGTCTCCTCAGCTCGTCCGGAGACAGCTCCGTCTCCGTCTGTCTCGCTGCGTCCTTCAGTCTCTCCTGCCGTCTGAACATCCTGTCGGGAGTCGGGTTGATGATGGGAAACTTCAGCAGGTTCAGAGTcgtccctgaacgcaccacggCAGGAGACAACACGCAGTCACATGACAGTCATTAAACGTTAAATGGATAGAAgtatgaatggagtctggtggtcTCACCGGGCCACGGAGAGATGGTGGCCTTGTGGACGAGCTCGGAGGCTCTGGACTTGCAGTAGTCCGACTCCAGCAGCGTGTTGAAGAGCGTCGACTTGCCGGCGTTGGCGCTGCCCACCAGGTACACGTCACCTTTGTACTTCCAGGACCTCTGCAGGCTGGAGATCAGAGCCTCCACGCCGTAGCCGGTCTTGGCGCTGATCAGGTGGACGTCGGTCACTTGAGCCCCGAAGCCGGCGTCCCGGCAGTACTGAGAGAGCTGCCGTCTGATTCGCTGCAGGTAGTTGGGCGAGTCTCCGGGCAGAAGGTCGATCTTGTTGCCGAGGACGACCACGTGCTTGTTAGTCCCCACCAGCTCAGGCAGGTCGGGAACGATGGAGTCCGGGACGTCCAGCAGGTCCACCACGAGCAGCACCAGAGCCCTGTGGGGGCGGATCTGCTGCACCACGGCCCGGTACTGGCCGGAGGTCATGTGGAGGTTCAGGGCCCGGTGGTGGTGGGTCAGCAGGTGGCAGCGCTGGCAGGTGGCGGCGCTCAGACGCTGCTCCTGAAGCAGCACCTTGTACTTCTCACTGGGCAGGTAACCGGGGACGCCGGCGGCGGTGCAGTGCAGCACAGCGCCGCAACCCCGACAGCAGGAGTCACTGAACGGCTCGTCCACGTCCGGGCTGCCGAACACCTTGTGCTCACCTTTACCTGCcgcctcctccttcttctccttcttctccttcttcttcgaTGACACGACGCTCTCATCCAGAGGGAAGTCCACGTCCTGGAACTGGATCAGAGAGTCCGGCTCTGCCTCCTGCTGGGTCACGCCCCTCAACACCTGCAGCTGACGTTCCAGAGACCTCAGGTGTCTCTGAGGAGGAACCTGAGGAGGAACCTGAGGAggggcagcagaggaggaggagaggctcaGCTGATGAAGGAGGTCTTTGTCCTCGTCTGGATCTGAACCCaccaggagagaaaaagaagaatcaGAAACACAGGATACTTGTAGTACTtatagtagtacttgtagtagtacttgtagtagtagtagtacttgtacctgtagtagtacctgtagtagtacttgtacctgtagtagtacctgtagtagtacttgtagtacctgtagtagtacttgtagtacctgtagtagtacctgtagtagtacctgtagtagtacttgtagtaatggtaaatggactgtacttgtatagcgcttttctagtcttccaaccactcaaagagcttttacattactaatcattcacccattcacacccattcatacactgatgacaggagccaccatgcaaggtgccacctgaccatcaggaccctaactaacattcatacacacacatacaccgcaggaacagcctgcgggagcaatttggggttaagtgtcttgcccaaggacacaccggcatggactgccggagccagggatcgaaccgccgatcctctgattgggggacgaccctgctccccactgagccacagccgcccgtagtagtacttgtagtacttgtagtagtacctgtagtagtacttgtagtagtacctgtagtagtacctgtagtagtacttgtagtagtacctgtagtagtacctgtagtagtacctgtagcagtacttgtagtagtacttgtagtacttgtagtagtacctgtagtagtacctgtagtagtacttgtagtacttgtagtagtacctgtagtagtactgtagtagtacctgtagtagtacctgtagtagtacttgtagtacttgtagtacttgtagtagtacctgtagtagtacctgtagtagtacctgtagtagtacttgtagtacctgtagtagtaccttgtagtagtacctgtagtagtacctgtagtagtacttgtagtagtacctgtagtagtacctgtagtagtacctgtagtagtaccttgtagtacctgtagtagtacctgtagtagtacctgtagtagtacctgtagtagtacttgtagtagtacctgtagtagtacttgtagtagtacctgtagtagtacctgtagtagtacttgtagtagtacctgtagtagtacctgtagtagtacctgtagtacctgtagtagtacctgtagtagtacttgtagtagtacctgtagtagtacctgtagtagtacttgtagtacctgtagtagtacctgtacctgtagtagtacctgtagtagtacttgtagtacctgtagtagtacctgtagtagtacttgtagtcaTCAGTCTCACCTGAACAGTCCACGAACACGAACGTCTCCTCCCGGTTCGGGTCCACGGTGCAGGTCCGGATCGGCCTCCCGGCTCCGCTGCAGAGCTGCCGGGTCACACTCCTCCCTGCCGCGGCCTCTGAGCAGGGCACCGCCCGGA contains:
- the noa1 gene encoding nitric oxide-associated protein 1; its protein translation is MWKVIRMLVRAVPCSEAAAGRSVTRQLCSGAGRPIRTCTVDPNREETFVFVDCSDPDEDKDLLHQLSLSSSSAAPPQVPPQVPPQRHLRSLERQLQVLRGVTQQEAEPDSLIQFQDVDFPLDESVVSSKKKEKKEKKEEAAGKGEHKVFGSPDVDEPFSDSCCRGCGAVLHCTAAGVPGYLPSEKYKVLLQEQRLSAATCQRCHLLTHHHRALNLHMTSGQYRAVVQQIRPHRALVLLVVDLLDVPDSIVPDLPELVGTNKHVVVLGNKIDLLPGDSPNYLQRIRRQLSQYCRDAGFGAQVTDVHLISAKTGYGVEALISSLQRSWKYKGDVYLVGSANAGKSTLFNTLLESDYCKSRASELVHKATISPWPGTTLNLLKFPIINPTPDRMFRRQERLKDAARQTETELSPDELRRLRHYSKQGYLVGRVGRTFRSDIRARHDEIEFDPDSLAFGENDDGETKTTTAPSGSTNEFSFNELKDAHWLFDTPGILKEHDILGLLTEQEVMSLVPTQAVVPRTFVLKPSMSLLLGALGRIDFLQGGRSCWFSVVASSRLPVHITSVEKADGVYQKHAGHELLGVPLGGSERMKRFPALVPQEFRLEGRGYLEAAADLKLSSAGWVAVTAAAGDQVLLRVLGPEAAGFSLRTPPLLPHIVSLKGERIRKSPAYKPQKPPGLLDGGLSARGAERLQVKKKKK